GCAGCTTGACCTTCCCGGTGAGGGTGGGCACAATGACCTCTCCGCCCAGGACCGCGGTAAAGAGATCTACCGGGTGTTTCAGGTAAAGGTCATAGCCCTTTCTTTCAAATCGGGGATCAGGGCGGACCCGGATCTCCAAATAGAGATCTCCGGGAGGGCCTCCGTGTCTCCCAGGCCGGCCCTTGCCTGGAATGCGCACCCGGGTCCCATCGTCGGCCCCCGGAGGCAGGGTCACCGAGACCCTTTCGCGACGGACCACCGTGCCCCGGCCTCCGCAGGTGGGACAATTCCGGGTATAACGGCTTCCAAAGCCCCCGCAGACCGGACAGACCTCAATAATCCTCACCGGACCCCGGCGGCTCTCTTTACGTCCCCTCCCGCCGCAGGCTGGACATCTTTCAGCCGAAGAAAGGTCGTAGCCTCCCCCATGACAGGAGGAACAGGGCTCCTCAAAGGGAATCTCCAAGGTCAAAGGCTTTCCAGAGACCAGATCGGCCAAATCCACCTCCACCCGATAGAGCACATCGGCCCCGGGCTCCGGGGCCTCTTCCCTCTCCCAGCCAAACAGATCGGCAAAGAGATCAGCGAACCCCTTAAAGGGGTCCCTTTCCATAAAAAGCCCAAAGTCGTAGGCCGATTCGCCTCCGGGGGTGGTGAAGCGATAGGCCTGGGCCGCCTGCCGCAGACGGTCGTATTCGGCCCTCTTTTGGGGATCGGAAAGGATCTCGTAGGCCTCGTTGATCTCCTTGAACCTCTCCGCGGCCTCCTTATCTCCGGGGTTGAGGTCCGGATGATACTTGCGGGCCAGGCGCCGGTAAGCCCGCTTGATCTCCTCCTGGCTGGCGTCTGGAGAAACCCCCAAGATCTCGTAAAGATCCTTCTTTACCATGGAACCCTTTCCGGCTAAATTTTTTATCGAATTCCATCCTGGAAGATAAGTCGCGTGCACGAAATTTCCAGAGCCGCCGAGCGCCCCCCGGAAAGGACGGTCTTTACCGTAAGGGAGCTCACGCAGAAGATTCGAGACCTCCTTGAGGAACGCTTTCTTCTGGTCTGGGTGGAGGGAGAGATCTCGCAGCTCAAAAACCACGACTCTGGACACATCTTTTTTTCTCTCAAGGATGAAGGGGCCCTGCTTAAGGTGGTCCTCTTTCGGGAGGAGGCCCGGCGGGTGGGCTTTCCTTTGAAGGAGGGTCTCCGGGTCCTCTGTTTTGGCCGGATCTCCGTTTATGCCCCCCGGGGAGAGTACCGGCTCATCGCTCAGAGGATTGAGCCCCGGGGTTTGGGGGCCTTGCAGGCGGCCTTTGAGGCCCTCAAGGAGGAGTTGCGTCGCCGGGGCTACTTTGATCCGGAAAGGAAAAGGCCCCTTCCGGCCTTTCCCCGCCGGGTGGCGGTGGTGACCTCCCTTTCCGGCGCGGCCCTTCATGATTTTCTGCGGGTGGCCCGGAGCCGCTGGGCAGCCCACCTCCTGATCTATCCCGTAAGGGTCCAAGGGGAAGGGGCGGCCCAAGAAATCGTAGAGGCCCTGGAAGGGCTCAACCTCCTTCCGGATCTTGACCTCATCGTCATCACCCGGGGCGGAGGCTCGCTGGAAGACCTCTGGACCTTTAACGAAAGGGCCGTGGCGGAGGCGGTTTATCGCTCGCGGGTGCCGGTGGTCTCCGCCGTGGGCCACGAGGTGGACTACACCATCTGCGATTTCGTGGCCGACCACCGGGCCCCTACCCCCACGGCGGCCGCGGCCCTCGTCTTTCCGGATCGCACGGCCCTTCTTGAAAAGTTAGCCGGCCTCCGGCGTCGGCTGGAAGAGAACCTTTCCCGACGGCTGGCTCTGGCCGAAAGAGAGATCCACCACCTCCGGCGTCGGCTGCGCGACCCCTTGGCCCTTCTTCAAGAAAGAGAAGCCTTGGTCAGGCGCCTCGGCCGGGAAATTCACCGAAAGGTGGCCGAACGACTCCTGCGGGAGGAAGGCCGGTTTTCCGCCCTGGTCCGCCATTTGGAGGCCCTCTCGCCGCTGGCGGTGCTTTCCCGGGGCTACAGCGTGGTCCGTAAGGGTCCGCAAGGGCCGGTAGTCTGCAAGGCCTCGGAGGTCAAACCCGGAGACCTTCTGGAAATCCTTCTGGCAGAGGGAAAAATTGCCGCCCGAGTGGAAAAAACTTCTTCTCCTGCTTAGCCTACTTCTCGGCCTCTCCCCGGGGGCCCGAGCCCAGACCCTTAGGGCCCATCCCGGAGAGGCCCTAATCCTTTCCGCCGAAAACTTTCAAAGGGCCCGTTTTCTCGGAAGGACCTACTTTCCGGTGGAAATAGGCGACCTGCGCCTTTTCCTTTTGCCTATCCCCCTAAAGCTGACCCCGGGGGGATACCCTTTGACTCTCGTCCGGGGCCCGGTGGTCCTCCGCCGGGAAGTTTCCGTCCTCCCCAAGGCCTATCCCGAAGAACGCTTAAAACTTCCGGAAAGGATGGTCATCTTTCCCCCCAAGGTTTTGGCCCGCATAAAAAAAGAAGTGGCCCTCATCCTCCGGACGGTCTCTCGCACCGAAGGGGCCTGCCGCTGGCCTGGGCCCATGGTTCCTCCGGTCAAGGGCCGGGTCTCCAGCCCCTTCGGCCTGCGGCGTATCCTCAACGGCCGGCCCCGGAGTCCCCATTCCGGGGTGGACTTTGCGGTGCCCGCAGGTACTCCGGTACGGGCGGCCCAAAGCGGTCGGGTGGTTCTTACCGGGGACTTCTACCTTCCCGGAAAGGTGATTATCCTCTCCCACGGCTGCGGTATCTATACCTATTATGCCCATCTTTCCCGCATCAAGGTAAAAAAAGGCCAAGAGGTGTCTCAAGGGGAAGTGATTGCCCTTTCCGGGGCCACGGGGAGGGCCACCGGGGCCCATCTGCACTTCGGACTTTATGTAGCTGGAGAAAGGGTAGACCCCCTTTTTGTAATTCGCTCCCTGGAGGATTACTATGAGCGCTTTCGAGGAGAAATTGCAACGGCTCGAGGCCATCGCCCGCCGACTGGAAGACCCGGCGGTGCCTCTGGAAGAGGCCCTGGAACTCTATGAAGAAGGAATAAGGCTGGTCCGGGACTGCGAAGCCTTTCTCCGGGAGGCCCGCCTCCGGGTGGAAGTCCTGGTCAAGACCGGCGAAGGTTTAACCCGGGTACCCTTGGAGGAGAGCCATGGAGGAGAGGGAACTTAAGGAACTCCTCGGCCGCTTGCGGAAAAAAATCGACCGCCGGCTGGAAGAGCTCCTTCCGGAAAGAAAAGAACCCGGGGCCCGGGTCATTTCCGCCATGCGTTACAGCCTCTTTGCCGGGGGCAAGCGCCTGCGACCCATCCTCTTTCTGCTTGCCGCCGAGGCGGCAGGAGGGCCCGCCGAAGACCTCCTGACCTTCGCCTGCGGACTGGAGTGTCTCCATACCTACTCCCTGATCCACGACGACCTTCCGGCCATGGACGACGATGATCTGCGCCGGGGCCGGCCCACCTGTCACCGGGCCTTTGACGAGGCCACGGCCATCCTGGCCGGAGACGGACTTCAGGCCCTGGCCTTCGAATGTTTTACCCATCCGGACCTTAGAGCCCGGGTCCCGGCCGAGCGTCTGGTCGCAGCGATCCATCTCGTGGCCCGGGCCGCAGGTATCCACGGCATGGTGGTGGGTCAGATGGCCGACCTTTTAGCCGAAGGCCGGCGCATTTCCCTGGAAGAGCTGCAGTATATCCACCGGCACAAGACCGCGGCCCTCATTGAGGCCTCGGTGGTAAGCGGAGGGCTTCTGGCCGGGGCGGAGGAGTCTGTGCTGGCCTCCCTGCAGACCTACGGGGCCTCCCTGGGGCTCGCTTTCCAGATCGTGGACGACCTCCTGGATGTGACCGGAAACGAGGAGGAGTTGGGCAAACCCGTAGGCTCCGATGAGCGCCGGGGTAAGGCCACCTACCCGGCCCTGGTAGGCCTTTCCGCGGCCCGGGAAAAGGCCCGGGATCTGGTAGAAAGGGCCCTTTCGGCCCTTTCCCCACTAGGCCCCCCGGCTGAGCCCTTGCGGGCCCTTGCCCTTTTCGTGCTTACCCGTAAAAATTGATCTCCATGAGCCGCATCCTCGACCGCGTAAATGATCCCCGGGATCTTAAGGCCCTCTCTCCCAAAGAACTCCGCAAACTGGCCGCAGAAATCCGGGAAGTCATTGTGGAGACCGTAGCCCGCAATGGAGGGCACCTGGCCCCCAATCTGGGAGTGGTGGAACTGACCCTGGCCCTGCATTATGTCTTTGACTCTCCCAAGGACCGTCTGGTCTGGGATGTGGGGCACCAATGCTATACCCACAAGCTGATTACCGGTCGGAAGGAGCGGTTCCACACCCTGCGCCAGTACGGAGGGATTGCCGGTTTCCCTAAGCGAGCCGAAAGCCCTCACGATATCGTAGAGACCGGCCACTCCAGCACCTCCATCTCCTACGGTTTGGGGCTGGCCGTAGGGCTCCGGCTTCTCCAAAAAGAGGGGCGGACCATCGCCATCATCGGCGACGGCTCCATGACCGCAGGTCTGGCCTTTGAGGGGCTCAACAATGCCGGACATCTCCGGGAGGACCTCATCGTCATCCTGAACGACAACGAAATGTCCATTTCTCCCAACGTGGGGGCCTTGTCTTCCTTCCTTTCCCGGCGCATGACCGGACGCCTGGCCCGGCGTCTGAAAAAGGACATCGAGCATCTGGCCGAAAGGCTCCCCCGAGGCGAACAACTCCTCCAGCTCCTGCGCAAAAGTGAGGGTCTTCTTAAGAGTGCCCTTACCCCGGGCATGCTCTTTGAGGCCCTGGGTTTTGAGTACATCGGTCCGGTGGACGGCCATAACCTGGAGGGGCTCATCAAACTTTTCCAGAACCTTAGAGAGATACGCGGGCCCCTCCTGGTGCACGTCCTTACCAAAAAGGGCAAAGGCTATCCGCCGGCGGAGGCCGATCCGGAGACCTTTCACGGAATCGGGCCCTTTGACCCCACAAGCGGCCGCCCCCTTAAGGAAGAGGGGCCTCCCTCCTACACCGCGGTCTTTTCCCGGACCATGTTGAGGCTGGCGGAGATAGAGCCCCGGTTAGTGGCCATCACCGCGGCCATGCCCACGGGGACCGGGCTTAAGGCCTTCGGAGAACGCTTTCCGGAGCGCTTCTTTGATGTGGGGATCTGCGAGCAGCACGCGGTAACCTTTGCCGCGGGCCTGGCCCTGGAGGGGCTCATCCCGGTCTGTGCCATCTATTCCACCTTTCTCCAGCGGGCCTTTGACCAGCTTATCCATGACGTGGCCCTTCCCAATCTCCACGTAATCTTTGCCCTGGATCGGGGAGGAATTGTAGGAGAGGACGGCCCCACCCACCAGGGCCAGTTCGACCTCACCTACCTGCGCCTCATTCCTAACTTCACGGTAATGGCCCCGGCAGACGAAAACGAGCTGCAACACATGCTCTACACCGCCCTCGAACTTCCCGGCCCGGTAGCCCTCCGCTACCCGCGGGGATCCGGGGTGGGGATACCTCTCGAAGTGGAATTTCGTAAGATCCCTTACGGAAAGGCCGAGGTCCTCCGGGAGGGCCGGGATCTAGCCCTCCTGGCTATAGGGAACATGGTCCATCCGGCTTTGGCCGCGGCAGAGATCTTGGAAAAAGAGGGCCTTTCCGTCACGGTGGTCAACGCCCGCTTTGTAAAGCCCCTGGACGCGGAGTTGATCTGTGATCTGGCCAGTCAGACCGGGCGAGTGCTCACCGTGGAGGAAAATACCCTCCTTGGGGGCTTCGGTTCCGCGGTGGCCGAGTGTCTGGCCGACCATAGGGTCTCGGCGCGTCTTAAACGCCTCGGTCTTCCGGATCGCTTTATCGAACACGGGGCCCCGGTCCTGCTGCGGGAAAAATACGGCCTGGTCCCGGCCTCCATCGCCGAAGCCGCCCGCTCCCTCCTTTCCTGAGCCCGCTCATTGACAAGAAGAAATTTCCTGGGCTAGCCTTTTCAAAAAGAGCTGGAGGAGGCCATGGGGGAAATACGCACTTTTGTCCTTTTAGGCCAAAGCGGGGCGGGGAAGACGGCCCTGGCCCAGGCCATGTTAGAGCTGGCCGGGGAGAACATCAAACGCCCTCCGGAGGGGCCCACGCAGGCGGCCCGGGTCCATCATCTCACCTGGCAGAAAATCCCCTACTTCTTCCTGGACACCCCTGGAGACGACAACTTCTTAGGAGAAACGCGGCTTGCGGCCTGGGCCGCAGATTTCGCCGTCCTGGTGGTGGACGCCACCTCTCCGGTCAAGGTCCAGCTGGAGAAGGCTTACGCCGCCGCCCAAGAGGAAGGCCTTCCCCTTCTGGTCTTCGTGAATAAGCTCGACCAGGAAAAGGCCCGCCTGGAAGACGCCCTCTGTGACCTCCAGGAAAAACTGGAGATCTGTCCGGTCCCCGTGGCCTATCCTCTGGGAGAAGAAGAGACGCTCCGGGGAATCATCGATCTTCTCAAACTCAAGGTTTATATCCCCGAGGGCCGTAAGGTGCGGGTGGAAAATCTTCCCGAAGAATTAAAGGCCCTAGCCGAGGGCCTACGCAAGAATATGGTGGAATTTGCGGCCGAAGGCGAAGACGAGCTCCTGGAGAAGTATCTGGAGGAGGGAGAGCTCACCCCGGAGGAGATCATGCGGGGTCTTAAAGGAGGAATCCTTTCCGGAAAGATCGCCCCGGTGGTGGTGGGCTCGGTGGCCCGTTTTATCGGAGTAGCCCGGCTGCTTGATGCGGTGGCTGAACTCGGGCCAAGCCCCGAGGCCCGGGGGCCCCGTCTGGCCGAGGGAGAGGGCACCGTGGAGGTCTCCCCTTCGGCCGAGGGGCCGGCGGTCCTTGCGGTCTTCAAGACCCTGGTGGACCCTTATGCCGGACGCCTCTCCTTTGCCCGGGTGCTTTCCGGAAAGATTTCCCGGGAGGGAGAACTCTATAACCCCTTGCGCGAGACCACGGAGAAATACGCCCACCTCTCCCTGGCCCAGGGGGAGGAGTTGCGGGAGGTGGCTGAGGCTGGCCCCGGGGCCTTGGTGGTGCTCCCCAAGCTTTCGGAGACCCGCACCGGGGACACCCTGGTCTCCCCGGGCCTGAATCTACGGATTCCCCCTCCGGAACTCCCCTCTCCGGTCCTCACCTACGCCCTGCATCCGGAAAGCCGGGCGGATGAAGACAAGATCGGCCCGGCCCTGGCCAAGCTTCTGGAGGAGGATCCCACCCTGCGGGTGAGCCGCGACGAGGAGACCCGGGAACTTCTTCTCTCCGGTCTGGGACAGATCCACCTCGAAAAGTCCGTGGAAAAACTGCGCGAGCGTTACGGAGTGCGCGCCCGCATGAGTCTTCCCAAGATCCCCTACCGGGAGACCATCAAAAAACCGGCCCAGGGAGTGATCTACCGCCACAAGAAGCAGACCGGAGGACGGGGGCAGTTTGCCGAAGTCCATTTCCACGTCTTTCCCCTTCCCCGGGGACAGGGCTTTGAATTCGTAGAGACCCTTACGGGCATGAATGTGCCCCGCAATTTCGTTCCCGCGGTGGAAAAAGGAGTGCGGGAGGCCATGGAAAAGGGCCCCCTTGCGGGCTACCCGGTAGTGGATGTCAAAGTGCAGTTCTACGACGGAAAATCCCACGAGGTGGACTCCTCGGACATGGCCTTCAAGATCGCGGCCTTCCACTGTTTTAAGAAAGCCATGGAACAGTGCCAGCCGGTCCTTCTTGAGCCGGTGATGGAGCTGGAGGTCGAGGTCCCGGAAAAATACATGGGGGAGGTCATCGGAGATCTCAACGCCCGCCGGGGGCGAGTCCTGGGGATGGAACCCCGGGGCAAGGTCCAGGTGGTCAAGGCCCAGGTGCCTTTGGCCGAGGTCCAGCGTTACGCCCTGGATCTCAACAGTCTTACCGGAGGGCGGGGCACCTTCCGCATGCGCTTTTCGCATTATGAGGAGGTCCCGGGTCCTCTGGCCCAGAAGATCATCGAAAGTGCCCGCGCGGAGAAAGCGGCGGCATGAAAGCCGGTGTTCTTACGGTAAGCGATAAAGGGGCCCGAGGAGAGAGGGAGGACCTTTCCGGGAAAATCCTGATGGAGAAGCTTTCCGAGGCAGGCTTTGAGGTAGCGGCCTACGAGATCGTCCCGGACGAATACGAAGAAATCGTAGCCCTTCTGGTGGATTGGGCCGACCGTTTGCAATTGCCTCTCATTCTCACCACCGGGGGCACCGGTCTTTCCCCCCGGGACGTCACCCCGGAGGCCACCCGAGCGGTCCTGGAAAAGGAGATCCCCGGAATTGCCGAAACTCTGCGGGCTAAAGGGCTGGAGCATACGCCCTACTCCATGCTTTCCCGGGGGCTGGCCGGCATAAGGCGCAAAAGTCTCATCATTAACCTGCCCGGGTCCCCGAGGGCGGTGGAGGAGGCCTGGGAGGTGCTCTCCCCGGTCTTAAGGCACGCCATCGAGAAAATCCAGGGCTCGGAGGCCGAGTGTGCCCGAGGTTAGACTAACCCAGAAGGTCAAGGCCGCGGGCTGAGCGGCTAAACTGCCGCCGGCGGAGCTGGCGGCCCTCCTCAAAAGCCTGCACTTGCCGAGGGTGCCGGAGCTCCTCCTAGGGGCGGAGCACGGCTCCGATGCCGCAGTCTACCGCCTGACCGAGGATCTGGCCCTGGTGGCCACGGTGGATTTTTTTACCCCGGTGGTGGACGAACCCTACACCTTCGGGCAGATCGCTGCGGCCAACGCCCTTTCAGATCTTTACACCATGGGGGCCCGCCCCATCCTGGCCCTGAACGTGGTGGGTTTCCCCAAAAAGGGGCTCGATCTGGAGATCCTGCGGAAGATCCTCCAGGGAGGGGCAGACAAGGTGGCCGAGGCCGGGGCCGCCTTGGGCGGGGGCCACAGCCTGGATGACCCGGAGATCAAGTACGGGCTTTGCGCCCTGGGACTGGTGCACCCGGAAAGACTCATCACCAACACCGGGGCGCGTCCCGGAGACCGCCTTTTTCTTACCAAACCCCTGGGCACGGGAATCCTCACTACGGCCCTCAAAGGGGGGCTCCTTACCCCTGAGGACCCCGCCTACACCCGTCTCGTGGAGACCATGGCCACCCTCAACCGGGCCGCAGGGGAGTCCATGACCGAAGTAGGCGTGCATGCGGCCACAGACATTACCGGCTTTGGCCTTCTGGGACACGCTCTAGAGATGGCCGAGGCCAGCGGAGTGCGCCTCCGGATCTATGCCTCCCGGGTGCCTCTCCTTCCCCGCACCCTGGATTTCCTAAAGCTGGGCATGGCCCCGGAAGGGGATCTGGCCAATCAGATCTTCTGCGAAAAGAAGGTGAAGATTGCCAAAGGGGTGGACCCCCTCCTCCTTTCGGTCCTTTACGACGCCCAGACCTCCGGCGGACTCCTCATCGCCGTCCCTGAAGCCCGGGCCGAGGCCCTTTTTACCCGGCTCCTAGAGAAGGGCGTGGTAGAAGCGACCTGCGTAGGGGAAGTAATCTCCGGAGAGCCGGGAATCGAGATCTATCCCTAACGGCCTAGATATTCCCGGATCTTCTTTTCCAGATACTCCCGGCCGGCGTAACCAATGAGGCGTTTGACCACCTCTCCCTCACGGTCGATGATGAAGGTCGTGGGGGTGATGTAGACCCCGCCAAAGGCCTGCAGGGCCTCCTCACTGGCCAATCCCACCGGATAAGTGATGCCCTTGCCCTCCACTATCCGGGGCAGGAGGGGAAGACCCTCTTCGTCTATCATGAGGCTCACGATCATGAGCCCGTCTTTTTCATATTTCCGATAAAGCTTGGCCAGTTCCCGCAGCTCCACCATGCAGGGGGGACAATCGCTCTTGAAAAAGTTGACCACCACCACCTTTCCCCGAAAGTCCGAAAGATGATAGCGGTGTCCGTCGAGATCCGAAAAGGCAATATCCGGGGACTTCTTGGGAGAGGAAAAACCCATGCCCGCCACCGCTAGGGCGACAAACAGAACCAGAAAGACTAACCTTTCGCGCATCTTACTTCCTCCCGCAGTTCTCTTAATAAATATTCTAATCCTTCCGCCAGGCGTTCGGCAAGGAGGCGCCCCTTCTCCGGGCTGGCCCGGCCGGGGTCCCCCCACACTCCTCCAGGCCAGAAGGCCCGCTTAGAGGACACGATCCGGTAGCGGGGAAAGCGGGGATATTCCTCCGGGGCCGAACCCCGGACGAGCTGGGGATGAAAATATTGGATAAGAGAAGTTTCCCACTCTCCGGCATGGGAATCTCCGGGGGTCTGGAGGAGATCTCCAGCCCGCTCCCGCAGGAGGTCCAGGAGGGAGACCACGGCCAGGGCTGTTTCGGGATGCCGGGAGAGAAATTCCTCGGCGGCATCCACAATGAAGGCCATGTGGGTCCCCCCGGCATGCCCGGAAAGGAGGAGAAAAGCCCGAAAACCGTGCTGGAAAAACCCCGCAAGGAGGTCAAGCACCAGGGCCCGCAGAGTCTCCCCCCGCAGGGAAATGGTCCCGGGGTGTTCTGCCGTGCTCCGACAAAGTCCGTAGTAGACCGGAGGGGCCACCAGGGCCTGAACCCTCCGGGCGGCCATCTCCGCCACCCGATAGGCGGTATAAAGATCCGTGGCCAGGGGAAGGTGCGGCCCGTGCTCCTCCACCGAACCCAGAGGGAGGATCACCGGGACCCCCTCCCGGGAAAGGGCCTCCACCTCCGGATAGGTCAACTCTTCCATGCGCATGGGTTTAAAGTCTAAGGTCCTGGAGCAGGGCCTGCAAGGTCTTCCTTTTGGGATTAAAATTTAAAGACCATGAAACGCGTCTATCTCAAGACCTTCGGTTGCCAGATGAACGAGTACGATTCGGAGCGCATGCTGGCGCTCCTAAGGGAGGAATATGTACCCTGCGCGCAGCCGGAGGAGGCCGACCTCATCCTGGTGAACACCTGTTCGGTAAGAAAAAAGGCCGAAGAGAAGGTTTACAGCCTGGTGGGGCGTTTCAAGCACTTGAAAAGCCGCAGGCCTGAGGTGGTGGTGGGGGTCTGTGGCTGTGTGGCTCAGCAGGAGGGAGAACGCCTGGTAAAACGCCTCCCCCATGTGGATCTGGTCCTGGGGCCGCGCACGGTCTTTCGGATCCGCGAGGCCCTGCAGGAGATCGAGGCCGGCCGGGGACCGGTGGTCTGGGTAGAACTGGATACCGACTGGTCCCCTCCCCTTCCGACCCCCTCCGAAAACGGCCGACCGGTCAAGGCCTTCGTGACCATCATGCAGGGCTGCGACAATTTCTGCTCTTACTGCGTAGTGCCCTATGTGCGGGGCCGGGAAGTGAGCCGTCCCCCGGAGGAAATCCTGCGTGAGGTGGAGTGCCTGGTGGCCCAAGGGGTGCGGGAGATTACCCTTCTGGGACAGAATGTAAACTCTTACGGACGTAAAGAGCGAGGGTTTCCCACCTTTGCGGAACTCCTGCGCCTGATCTCCGAAATCGAGGGCCTCTGGCGCCTGCGTTTCACCACCAGCCATCCCAAGGACCTTTCCGAAGATCTGATGCGGGCCTTTGCGGAGCTTGAAAAGCTCTGTGAGCACCTACACCTTCCAGTCCAGTCGGGCTCAAGCCGCATCCTGCACCTCATGAACCGCAAATACACCCGGGAGGAGTATCTGGAAAAGGTCCGGCGCCTGCGGGAGATGGCCCCGGAGGTGGCCCTGACCACGGACATCATCGTGGGCTTTCCCGGAGAGACGGAAGAGGACTTCCGCCAGACCCTCACGCTCCTTGAGGAGGTCCGCTATCAGGAGATCTTCTCCTTTAAGTACTCCGATCGGCCCTTCGCCCGGGCCCGGGATTTCCCAGAAAAGGTCCCGGAGGAGGTCAAGGCCGCGCGTCTCGAAGAGGTCCATAGGCTCCAGGCCCGTATCACTGAAGAGATCTATCGTAGTTATATCGGCCGGAAAGAGGAGATCCTGGTAGAAGGACGCAGCGAGCGCAATCCTCTCCTGTGGACCGGACGCACGCGCACCAACCTGGTGGTGAACTTTTCTGCTCCGGAGGGCCTGGATTTGAAAGGGGCCCTGGTTCATGTTTTGATTAAAGATACGGGGAAACACTCCCTCCGTGGGGAATACGTAAGAACCCTGAAGGGCCCGTAAAGGAGGCCACCATGAAGGTCAAAATGAGGATTCAGGCCGTGGCCATGGATCCGGTAACCAACAGCCCGGTGATGATCCTCCGGGAAGAGGATGGGGAGCGGGGGCTTCCCATCTGGATCGGGCTGCTCGAGGCCACGGCCATCGCCAGCAAACTGGAAAATATCGAGTTTCCGCGGCCCATGACCCATGATCTCCTCAAAAATATCTTGGACCAACTCCAGATCCGGGTCCCGCGTATCGAGATCTGTGATCTCCGGGAAAACACCTACTACGCCCTCATCACCCTGGATCTGGGGGGACGGGAGATCCAGATCGACGCCCGACCCAGCGATGCGGTGGCTCTGGCCCTGCGCACCGGAGCCGAGATCTACGTTTATGAAGAAGTCCTGGCCAAGAGTCAGGCCCTGGCCGAGGAGGCCCGCCGCCAGGCCGAAGAAGAGATGGCCACCGCCGGCACCGAAGAGGAAAAGGAAAAACTCAAGGAGCTTCTGGAACAGCTCGACCCCAAGGCCTTCAAATACAAGATGTAAAGATGTTCGACCTCCATTGCCATTCTATCTTTAGTGATGGGGAGCTTATTCCGGCCGAACTCCTGCGGCGGGTGGCGGTGCTGGGCTATGAGGCGGTAGCCATCACGGATCATGCGGACTCTTCCAACTTGGACCTCATTCTTCCTCGCCTCAAAAAGGCCGCCGCAGAGCTCAACGCGGCCAGCCCCTGCCGCCTCCTTGCGGGAATCGAGATCACCCATGTCCCCCCGCCGCTCATTCCGGAGCTGGTGAGACGGGCCCGGCAGTTAGGGGCAGAAATCGTGGTGGTCCACGGGGAGACCCTAGCCGAGCCTGTGGCTCCGGGGACCAACCGGGCGGCCCTGGAGGCCGGGGCGGACATCCTGGCCCATCCGGGGCTCATCTCCGAAGAAGAGGTGCGTCTGGCCGCGGAAAAGGGGGTCTTCCTGGAGATCTCCGGACGCAAGGGACACTGCCTGGCCAACGGACACGTAGCCCGGCTGGCCTTGAAATACCGGGCCCCCCTGGTAATCAACTCCGACGGGCACGCCCCCGGGGACTTTATGACCCGGGAAGAGGCCCTGGCCGTGGGACTAGGGGCCGGACTCCGGCGCGAAGAAGTGGAGGCCCTCTGGCGCCAGGCCCGAGGGAGGTTCCTCCGTGGAGCTTAGAGAATTCTTCCTGGCCCGTGGCTTTCCGGAGGACACCCTAAAGGAGCCTCCGGAGGTCCTCCTCAATCTGGGGCTTTCTCCTCAACGGGTGCGGGCGGCTTTCGTGGTGGTCTCTGAAGGCCGGCCTCTTATGGTGGCGGACTATGCTCCGGGGGCGGTGAGGTCCCGCCTGCGGGCCCTTCTGGCCTACGCCCGCCTGGCCTTCCCCCGTACACCCCCTCCCCTGGTCCTCCAGACCAACGGAAGGGAATTCGTCTTGGCGGAGGTGACCTCGGGAAAGGAGATCGCCTTTGGGGGGCCGGAGGTCCTGCCTTCCTTTGAGGAATTAAAGGCCCGTCCCAGCCCTCCTCCGGTGGAGCGCCGAAGGATTCCGGTGGAGGAGCGCGTACTCTTTATCCACTCTACCGGGGGCTGACCCCCTAAGCGGCAGGGTCCCTGCCGAGCAAACCCCTGAGATAGGCAAGTCCCGGCTCCACATCCTCTTCCCGGTGGGCCTCAAGGGTGAGGAGGGGAAGCCGGCCCTTTTCCTTGAGAAAGCCGAAGATCTCCGGAAAA
This portion of the Thermosulfurimonas marina genome encodes:
- the dxs gene encoding 1-deoxy-D-xylulose-5-phosphate synthase — protein: MSRILDRVNDPRDLKALSPKELRKLAAEIREVIVETVARNGGHLAPNLGVVELTLALHYVFDSPKDRLVWDVGHQCYTHKLITGRKERFHTLRQYGGIAGFPKRAESPHDIVETGHSSTSISYGLGLAVGLRLLQKEGRTIAIIGDGSMTAGLAFEGLNNAGHLREDLIVILNDNEMSISPNVGALSSFLSRRMTGRLARRLKKDIEHLAERLPRGEQLLQLLRKSEGLLKSALTPGMLFEALGFEYIGPVDGHNLEGLIKLFQNLREIRGPLLVHVLTKKGKGYPPAEADPETFHGIGPFDPTSGRPLKEEGPPSYTAVFSRTMLRLAEIEPRLVAITAAMPTGTGLKAFGERFPERFFDVGICEQHAVTFAAGLALEGLIPVCAIYSTFLQRAFDQLIHDVALPNLHVIFALDRGGIVGEDGPTHQGQFDLTYLRLIPNFTVMAPADENELQHMLYTALELPGPVALRYPRGSGVGIPLEVEFRKIPYGKAEVLREGRDLALLAIGNMVHPALAAAEILEKEGLSVTVVNARFVKPLDAELICDLASQTGRVLTVEENTLLGGFGSAVAECLADHRVSARLKRLGLPDRFIEHGAPVLLREKYGLVPASIAEAARSLLS
- a CDS encoding elongation factor G, whose product is MGEIRTFVLLGQSGAGKTALAQAMLELAGENIKRPPEGPTQAARVHHLTWQKIPYFFLDTPGDDNFLGETRLAAWAADFAVLVVDATSPVKVQLEKAYAAAQEEGLPLLVFVNKLDQEKARLEDALCDLQEKLEICPVPVAYPLGEEETLRGIIDLLKLKVYIPEGRKVRVENLPEELKALAEGLRKNMVEFAAEGEDELLEKYLEEGELTPEEIMRGLKGGILSGKIAPVVVGSVARFIGVARLLDAVAELGPSPEARGPRLAEGEGTVEVSPSAEGPAVLAVFKTLVDPYAGRLSFARVLSGKISREGELYNPLRETTEKYAHLSLAQGEELREVAEAGPGALVVLPKLSETRTGDTLVSPGLNLRIPPPELPSPVLTYALHPESRADEDKIGPALAKLLEEDPTLRVSRDEETRELLLSGLGQIHLEKSVEKLRERYGVRARMSLPKIPYRETIKKPAQGVIYRHKKQTGGRGQFAEVHFHVFPLPRGQGFEFVETLTGMNVPRNFVPAVEKGVREAMEKGPLAGYPVVDVKVQFYDGKSHEVDSSDMAFKIAAFHCFKKAMEQCQPVLLEPVMELEVEVPEKYMGEVIGDLNARRGRVLGMEPRGKVQVVKAQVPLAEVQRYALDLNSLTGGRGTFRMRFSHYEEVPGPLAQKIIESARAEKAAA
- a CDS encoding MogA/MoaB family molybdenum cofactor biosynthesis protein, which codes for MKAGVLTVSDKGARGEREDLSGKILMEKLSEAGFEVAAYEIVPDEYEEIVALLVDWADRLQLPLILTTGGTGLSPRDVTPEATRAVLEKEIPGIAETLRAKGLEHTPYSMLSRGLAGIRRKSLIINLPGSPRAVEEAWEVLSPVLRHAIEKIQGSEAECARG
- the selD gene encoding selenide, water dikinase SelD; protein product: MPEVRLTQKVKAAGUAAKLPPAELAALLKSLHLPRVPELLLGAEHGSDAAVYRLTEDLALVATVDFFTPVVDEPYTFGQIAAANALSDLYTMGARPILALNVVGFPKKGLDLEILRKILQGGADKVAEAGAALGGGHSLDDPEIKYGLCALGLVHPERLITNTGARPGDRLFLTKPLGTGILTTALKGGLLTPEDPAYTRLVETMATLNRAAGESMTEVGVHAATDITGFGLLGHALEMAEASGVRLRIYASRVPLLPRTLDFLKLGMAPEGDLANQIFCEKKVKIAKGVDPLLLSVLYDAQTSGGLLIAVPEARAEALFTRLLEKGVVEATCVGEVISGEPGIEIYP
- a CDS encoding TlpA family protein disulfide reductase, producing MRERLVFLVLFVALAVAGMGFSSPKKSPDIAFSDLDGHRYHLSDFRGKVVVVNFFKSDCPPCMVELRELAKLYRKYEKDGLMIVSLMIDEEGLPLLPRIVEGKGITYPVGLASEEALQAFGGVYITPTTFIIDREGEVVKRLIGYAGREYLEKKIREYLGR